In the genome of Vicia villosa cultivar HV-30 ecotype Madison, WI linkage group LG7, Vvil1.0, whole genome shotgun sequence, one region contains:
- the LOC131619752 gene encoding F-box protein CPR1-like, giving the protein MTKLKNDLIYDNPDESLLQLSLPGTELYSLSGEKLEDKINLELPASLDIQEFDLFGFSSVHGVLCLVESAYMLSQRIVLWKPTASGKIRIVHPSAEMSHRIKSTFHDYEYPDFKVHGFGYDRVKRDYNVIRHVKIVEYSYVSTVWEIYSLQKNCWKKLDFYMPVSYSSHPDCHVYSEGMCHWLSDLRGLCLVSFVLNKEVYGITPIPYTGGTLDLDAYWLQLILLKRSITLLSHRKYTTTFQISILGELGVQESWTKLFTIEMRPSVMRPIGNAEIFFIIGDNKLTWWEYLIKHIFGELEEDQEHNPLLYCEKSLIASPMEH; this is encoded by the coding sequence ATGACCAagttaaaaaatgatttaatatACGACAACCCCGATGAATCACTTCTACAATTGAGTTTACCCGGTACCGAGTTGTATTCTCTTTCCGGAGAAAAACTCGAGGATAAAATCAATTTGGAATTGCCAGCCTCACTTGACATTCAAGAGTTTGATTTATTTGGTTTTTCTAGTGTTCATGGCGTACTTTGTCTCGTTGAGTCTGCTTATATGTTATCTCAAAGAATTGTATTGTGGAAGCCAACCGCCAGTGGTAAAATCAGGATCGTCCATCCCAGTGCTGAAATGTCGCATCGCATTAAGTCAACTTTCCATGATTATGAATATCCGGACTTCAAAGTTCATGGGTTTGGCTATGACCGTGTTAAAAGGGACTATAACGTGATTCGTCACGTAAAAATTGTTGAATATTCGTATGTGAGCACCGTCTGGGAGATATATAGCCTACAGAAAAATTGCTGGAAGAAACTTGATTTTTATATGCCTGTTTCTTATTCAAGTCACCCAGATTGTCACGTGTACTCTGAGGGAATGTGTCATTGGTTGTCTGATCTACGCGGACTATGTTTAGTATCATTTGTCTTAAACAAGGAAGTGTATGGAATCACACCGATACCATATACGGGCGGAACTTTGGACCTTGATGCATATTGGTTACAACTGATTTTGTTAAAAAGGTCAATTACCTTACTCTCACATCGTAAATATACGACAACATTTCAGATATCAATTTTAGGTGAACTTGGTGTGCAAGAATCATGGACGAAACTGTTTACGATCGAGATGAGACCTAGTGTTATGCGTCCTATTGGAAATGCGGAAATATTCTTCATAATTGGAGACAATAAGTTAACATGGTGGGAATATTTAATTAAGCACATATTTGGGGAGCTTGAAGAAGACCAAGAACATAATCCCCTACTATATTGTGAGAAAAGTCTTATAGCCAGTCCAATGGAGCACTAA